GGTTCTAAGCGAAAGTGAACCGGACGTCAGCACCCAGTCGGCTGGACCGACCGACCGTGGTGCGCTGAGGTGCCGAGGGGTGTGGAAACGGGACAGTTAGCGGCGCCAGCTGTCCTCGTCATCCCTCCAAGAATCGTCGGCTAACCCGTCGTCGAGCGCGTTGTTACCGCTCTCCGACCCGGCCAGCTCGCGCTGAAGCCGCTCAAAATCGGTTTGTGGAGAGCTGTACTTAAGCTCTCGTGCAACCTTGGTCTGCTTTGCCTTAGCCCGGCCGCGGCCCATGGGGGAACCCCCTCGCGCAATAACGGAGCGGCCCGAAATCAGGCGGCTCCGATCTGTGTCTGTTTATTGTCCTGCGACCACTTTACCGTGCCCTGTGGTCGTCCGCTGGCAGGCCCGGGCGCGGCGGGCGTCACACCTGGTCCTCACTGGCCCCGCGAACGCCCCTGAAGCTGGTTGATG
The DNA window shown above is from Mycolicibacterium confluentis and carries:
- a CDS encoding DUF3073 domain-containing protein, whose amino-acid sequence is MGRGRAKAKQTKVARELKYSSPQTDFERLQRELAGSESGNNALDDGLADDSWRDDEDSWRR